A genome region from Amycolatopsis australiensis includes the following:
- a CDS encoding ParB/RepB/Spo0J family partition protein: MGKRINLAALAEEDLVEETRAGTPEVAAPSAPQPASTAAIGAETPGRRLTAAVATVAVNPLNKRPAGEDDEIAALADTIIGHGVIQPLVVCSVQAFLAEFPDQADRLARNAEWVTLIGNRRLLAVRRAGVDEIDIIVNNDQVNSMYEVMLIENGQRRDLPPLYEAEAMEAVLARTGISQRELGRRIGKSHVYVAQRLALRKLIPELRAALERGELKIELARQFGELSESEQQEIVAAGRPYRAVARGNAVTTHARRRNIRASTPAIAAQSIRERFTAEELAELIRLLTEADQPAEDVAQAG; encoded by the coding sequence ATGGGCAAGCGGATCAACCTCGCGGCGCTCGCTGAGGAAGACCTGGTCGAGGAGACCCGCGCCGGCACTCCTGAGGTTGCCGCGCCGTCGGCCCCCCAGCCGGCATCGACCGCGGCTATCGGCGCCGAAACGCCGGGGCGAAGGCTCACCGCTGCAGTCGCGACGGTGGCGGTCAACCCGCTGAACAAGCGTCCCGCTGGTGAAGACGACGAGATCGCCGCGCTGGCCGACACCATCATCGGCCACGGCGTGATCCAGCCCCTCGTCGTCTGCTCGGTCCAGGCCTTCCTCGCTGAATTCCCCGACCAAGCCGACCGGCTTGCCCGGAACGCCGAGTGGGTCACCCTCATCGGCAACCGGCGGCTGCTCGCCGTCCGCCGCGCCGGCGTCGACGAGATCGACATCATCGTCAACAACGACCAGGTCAACTCGATGTACGAGGTGATGCTGATCGAGAACGGTCAACGGCGGGACCTGCCGCCGCTGTATGAGGCCGAGGCGATGGAAGCCGTTCTCGCCAGGACCGGGATCTCTCAGCGAGAACTCGGCCGCAGGATCGGCAAGTCCCATGTCTACGTCGCTCAGCGCCTTGCGCTGCGCAAGCTCATTCCCGAACTGCGTGCGGCGCTGGAGCGGGGCGAGCTGAAGATCGAGCTGGCTCGCCAGTTCGGCGAGCTCTCGGAGTCGGAGCAACAGGAGATCGTCGCAGCCGGCCGGCCCTACCGCGCCGTGGCGCGTGGAAACGCCGTTACCACCCACGCGCGGCGCCGCAATATCCGCGCATCCACGCCGGCGATCGCCGCGCAATCCATCCGAGAGCGGTTCACCGCGGAAGAGCTTGCCGAGCTGATTCGCCTACTGACCGAGGCCGACCAGCCCGCTGAAGACGTGGCACAAGCAGGCTGA
- a CDS encoding sigma-70 family RNA polymerase sigma factor: MEELKDLVKADLDRLATEPAEMRAKQAIEALGLHQEWVNEYSRVRREALGELIGEGKTPNELAKMLGMTRSRVDQLLTSGPKPERALFGTGALTVAIGAKSEFRPGGTGGPNVEPSAVLSEQALAAFHLLADVAGDYGLKATYQVVPPPGLVQLNRPNLVVITSPRLLPIVGQVLDADEHLGFGQSSKGWYLQDKTTGARLRSPIDDGEPADYGYIGRLPRPDGKGTFLYFAGIHAMGTLGVAHYLAGHTAELYQQVKTKRWSTLVKCTFDPDTRQIETSELAAPIYTDK; encoded by the coding sequence ATGGAAGAACTGAAGGACCTGGTCAAAGCCGACTTAGACCGGCTTGCGACCGAGCCTGCCGAGATGCGGGCGAAGCAGGCGATCGAAGCGCTGGGCCTCCACCAGGAGTGGGTCAACGAGTACAGCCGCGTCCGCAGGGAAGCTCTTGGCGAGCTCATCGGCGAGGGAAAAACACCCAACGAGCTGGCCAAGATGCTCGGCATGACGCGTTCTCGTGTCGATCAGCTGCTCACCTCTGGCCCAAAGCCCGAGCGAGCACTGTTCGGCACCGGTGCACTCACCGTCGCAATCGGCGCCAAGTCGGAGTTTCGCCCTGGCGGCACCGGCGGTCCCAACGTCGAACCGTCGGCCGTGCTGTCTGAGCAGGCACTAGCCGCGTTTCACCTGCTCGCCGACGTGGCCGGCGACTACGGGCTCAAGGCCACCTACCAGGTCGTTCCGCCCCCTGGCCTTGTCCAGCTCAATCGTCCCAATCTCGTCGTGATCACCAGCCCCCGCCTGCTCCCCATCGTCGGGCAGGTCCTCGACGCCGACGAGCACCTCGGCTTTGGTCAGAGCAGCAAGGGCTGGTATCTCCAGGACAAGACGACCGGGGCCAGGCTCCGCTCACCCATCGACGACGGCGAGCCGGCGGACTACGGCTACATCGGCCGGCTTCCTCGCCCCGATGGCAAGGGGACGTTCCTGTACTTCGCGGGCATCCACGCAATGGGCACGCTCGGTGTCGCGCACTACCTGGCCGGCCATACTGCCGAGCTCTATCAGCAGGTGAAGACAAAGCGCTGGTCCACGCTGGTGAAATGCACGTTTGACCCTGACACTCGCCAGATCGAGACGTCCGAACTCGCCGCGCCGATCTACACCGACAAGTAA
- a CDS encoding protein phosphatase 2C domain-containing protein, with translation MFFSGTTVPGGASENEDWLAATPDLIVVLDGATVRTETGCHHGPAWYTRKLGAAIIASAADRNLTLSQVLANAIVEVAKLHPQCDLKRPGAPSAGAAIVRQDGNILRYIALGDVSIVLKTDADVEVVSDERVSATARAERAEADRYLIGEPEKAAALVRMKEAELAAQNQEGGYWIAAANPAAVEHALVGQLDIATITQIAVLSDGAARLVKDFKLASWDEVIELLASSGPHQLIKRVREVEEDDPLGEKYRRNKKSDDATAVYARI, from the coding sequence ATGTTCTTCAGCGGAACCACTGTTCCCGGCGGGGCATCGGAGAACGAGGACTGGCTAGCCGCAACTCCAGACCTGATCGTGGTGCTCGACGGCGCCACCGTGCGCACCGAAACTGGCTGTCACCACGGTCCCGCGTGGTACACCCGCAAGCTCGGAGCCGCCATCATCGCCAGTGCGGCCGATCGAAACCTGACGCTCTCGCAAGTGCTTGCCAACGCCATCGTCGAGGTCGCGAAGCTTCATCCGCAGTGCGACCTCAAGCGTCCTGGCGCACCATCCGCAGGCGCAGCCATCGTCCGCCAAGACGGCAACATCCTGCGGTACATCGCTCTCGGCGATGTCTCGATAGTCCTGAAAACCGACGCTGATGTGGAAGTGGTCAGCGACGAGCGCGTCAGCGCCACCGCGCGGGCTGAGCGAGCCGAGGCCGATCGGTACCTCATAGGCGAGCCAGAAAAGGCTGCCGCACTGGTGAGGATGAAGGAAGCCGAGCTTGCCGCGCAGAACCAGGAAGGCGGCTACTGGATCGCCGCAGCGAACCCGGCCGCCGTCGAGCACGCTCTCGTCGGCCAACTCGATATCGCAACGATCACCCAGATCGCAGTCCTCAGCGACGGAGCCGCCCGACTAGTCAAAGACTTCAAGCTCGCCTCTTGGGACGAGGTCATCGAGCTGTTGGCCAGCTCCGGCCCGCATCAGCTCATCAAGCGAGTGCGAGAAGTCGAAGAAGACGACCCGCTCGGCGAAAAGTACCGCCGTAACAAGAAGTCGGACGACGCCACCGCCGTATACGCGAGAATCTGA